The Mycolicibacterium boenickei genome has a segment encoding these proteins:
- a CDS encoding TIGR03943 family putative permease subunit → MSRETENALLLLIGVSTALITISGAYTRYVKPGLLPYLAATAILLIALALAAIVRDIRHGRREDGPDEAHDHPHSPGIAWLLLIPIALLAFVVPPAIRPDAASVTEVSTDVLRRPFPPLPDGPAPEISLPQALIRVAQDSAGTLDNRTITVTGFTMRDGDRSDLARVVIICCAADAQLARIRLSGPAAAQVAGYPDNTWIKVVGTIPAGQSDSSRRSIPTMTALSVTRTEPPARPYAY, encoded by the coding sequence GTGAGCCGCGAGACCGAGAACGCGCTGCTGCTGCTGATCGGGGTCAGCACCGCGCTCATCACCATCAGCGGTGCCTACACCCGCTACGTCAAACCGGGCCTGCTGCCCTACCTCGCCGCGACCGCGATCTTGCTCATCGCGCTGGCCCTCGCCGCGATCGTGCGCGACATCCGACACGGCCGCCGCGAGGACGGACCGGACGAAGCTCACGACCATCCGCACTCCCCCGGCATCGCGTGGCTCCTGCTCATCCCGATCGCACTGCTGGCGTTCGTGGTGCCTCCGGCGATTCGTCCCGATGCCGCGTCAGTGACCGAGGTGTCGACCGATGTGCTGCGCCGGCCGTTTCCGCCGCTGCCCGACGGCCCGGCTCCGGAGATCTCGCTGCCCCAAGCGCTGATTCGCGTGGCCCAGGACTCCGCGGGCACCCTGGACAACCGCACGATCACCGTCACCGGGTTCACCATGCGCGACGGTGACCGCAGCGACCTGGCTCGGGTGGTGATCATCTGCTGCGCGGCCGACGCTCAGCTGGCCCGCATTCGCCTCTCCGGGCCTGCGGCGGCCCAGGTGGCCGGCTATCCGGACAACACCTGGATCAAGGTGGTGGGCACGATCCCGGCGGGACAGAGCGATTCGAGCCGGCGCTCCATTCCGACGATGACAGCCCTGAGCGTGACCCGCACCGAACCCCCGGCACGTCCGTACGCCTACTGA
- the aztD gene encoding zinc metallochaperone AztD codes for MPKSMKVLLVSALAVALTGCGGGETPPAAREPIPDPLVVTYDGGLYVLDGNTLQVKADVPLEGFLRVNPAGDDTHVMVTTDQGFRLLDASAGELTDTTFMADEPGHVVAHGEHTVLFADGSGEITVLDPHELAASVPRMRGMKAPQPHHGVAVVLDDGSWVRSEGNSDERSGAVAFDASDREIARSAECPGIHGETVVEASTLVFGCENGALTFSDGAFTKVAAPDQYGRVGTVRGHQDSPVALGDYKVDPDAELERPNRFALVDTATDQLRLVSLPQAVSYSFRSLARGPHAEGLILGTDGNLHVIDPASGRTLKTIAVVAPWTEPEDWQQPRPSVFARGHDVFVTDPATRQIHAVDVESGEKGASVTLDQAPNELSGTVGHEH; via the coding sequence ATGCCGAAGTCCATGAAGGTCCTGCTGGTCAGTGCGCTCGCGGTGGCGCTGACCGGTTGTGGGGGTGGCGAGACGCCGCCGGCGGCGCGGGAGCCGATACCCGATCCGCTGGTGGTCACCTATGACGGTGGGTTGTATGTGTTGGACGGCAACACCTTGCAGGTCAAAGCCGACGTGCCGCTGGAGGGATTCCTGCGGGTCAACCCCGCCGGTGACGACACGCATGTGATGGTGACCACCGATCAGGGTTTCCGCCTGCTCGACGCGTCGGCCGGTGAGCTGACCGACACCACCTTCATGGCCGACGAGCCCGGTCACGTTGTCGCCCACGGCGAGCACACCGTGCTGTTCGCCGACGGCTCCGGTGAGATCACCGTGCTCGACCCACACGAGCTCGCGGCCTCTGTACCGCGGATGCGAGGTATGAAGGCACCGCAGCCGCATCACGGCGTCGCCGTGGTTCTCGATGACGGGAGCTGGGTACGCAGCGAAGGCAATTCCGACGAGCGCAGCGGCGCAGTCGCATTCGACGCCTCGGATCGGGAGATCGCTCGCAGTGCCGAGTGCCCCGGCATACACGGAGAAACGGTCGTGGAGGCCTCCACTTTGGTTTTCGGCTGTGAGAACGGCGCGTTGACCTTCTCCGACGGCGCCTTCACCAAGGTCGCCGCCCCGGACCAATACGGCCGGGTGGGAACCGTTCGCGGGCACCAGGACTCACCGGTGGCGCTGGGCGACTACAAGGTCGACCCCGATGCCGAGCTGGAGCGGCCCAACCGGTTCGCCCTCGTCGACACCGCAACCGACCAACTGCGTCTGGTGTCGCTCCCGCAGGCGGTCAGCTACTCGTTCCGGTCGCTGGCGCGGGGGCCGCACGCCGAAGGCCTCATCCTCGGTACGGACGGCAATCTCCACGTCATCGATCCGGCATCTGGGCGCACCCTCAAGACGATCGCGGTGGTCGCGCCGTGGACCGAACCCGAGGACTGGCAGCAGCCCCGGCCGAGCGTGTTCGCCCGCGGCCACGACGTCTTCGTCACCGACCCGGCCACCAGGCAGATTCACGCCGTCGATGTCGAATCCGGCGAGAAAGGCGCGTCGGTGACGCTCGATCAGGCGCCCAATGAGCTCAGCGGAACCGTGGGCCACGAGCACTGA
- a CDS encoding ABC transporter ATP-binding protein: MTAAVEFDAVSVSLRGRPLIADVSLSVVPGEMLAVVGPNGAGKTTLLRTLYRAQRPSTGQVLVDGIDVWKLPGKRAARRVAAVLQEATGDFELTVFDMVAMGRTPYKRSFEADNVEDREIIDAALTALDIAELSGTGYGRLSGGQKQRVLIARALAQRTDVIVLDEPTNHLDLRHQHEALQLLRETGATVVAALHDLNLAAAYCDRICVLADGGLVAVGAPADVLTERLLAEVYGVEARITSDPDTGSPQVTVPAKVVARR; encoded by the coding sequence GTGACGGCGGCCGTGGAATTCGATGCGGTCTCGGTGTCGCTGCGCGGCAGACCGTTGATCGCCGACGTGTCGTTGTCGGTCGTCCCGGGTGAGATGCTGGCCGTCGTGGGTCCCAACGGCGCGGGCAAGACCACGCTGCTGCGCACGTTGTACCGGGCGCAGCGGCCGAGTACCGGGCAGGTCCTGGTCGACGGCATCGACGTGTGGAAGCTGCCGGGTAAGCGGGCCGCACGCCGGGTCGCGGCGGTATTACAGGAAGCCACCGGTGATTTCGAGCTCACCGTGTTCGACATGGTGGCGATGGGGCGCACCCCCTACAAGCGGTCCTTCGAGGCCGACAACGTCGAAGACCGGGAGATCATCGACGCGGCGTTGACGGCGCTGGACATCGCCGAGCTGAGCGGGACCGGCTACGGCAGGCTGTCGGGAGGGCAGAAGCAACGCGTGCTGATCGCCCGGGCGCTGGCGCAGCGGACCGACGTGATCGTGCTCGACGAGCCCACCAACCATCTCGATCTGCGTCATCAACACGAGGCCCTGCAGCTGCTGCGGGAGACCGGTGCCACCGTGGTCGCGGCGTTGCACGACCTGAATCTCGCTGCGGCCTACTGCGATCGGATCTGCGTCCTTGCCGACGGCGGGCTGGTCGCGGTCGGGGCGCCGGCCGACGTCCTGACCGAGCGCTTGCTGGCCGAGGTGTACGGGGTCGAGGCGCGGATCACCTCTGACCCCGATACCGGAAGCCCGCAGGTCACCGTTCCTGCCAAGGTGGTGGCGAGGCGATGA
- a CDS encoding ABC transporter substrate-binding protein, whose protein sequence is MAARWLIAGLASALLVSGCASTATPETEGDAPPGFPVTVDNCGVSSTYDRPPARAVALNQHAIETLLALGLERSMVGTSYLDDQILPEYRAAYDAVPVLAKEYPSYESLLAVEPDFVYGGWDSAFDEKEGRSRQRLADAGVHTYLNIEDCRPEPVTMSTVDDEIRNIGTIFGVADRAGQQIEKLHRELADSADRLRGVQPLRVAVYDSGEATVFTSGGKGIGNLMIEAAGGVNVFADVPKVWGDVSFEQFAEREPEVIVIYDYGDQPVAEKKRFLTEHPLLQHVPAVAQQRFAVLPLSSVVVGVRVGRAVDALARQLHPDRFV, encoded by the coding sequence ATGGCTGCTCGTTGGCTGATCGCCGGACTCGCGTCGGCGCTACTGGTCTCGGGGTGCGCCTCGACCGCGACGCCCGAGACCGAGGGCGACGCTCCACCGGGATTCCCGGTCACCGTGGACAATTGCGGCGTCAGCAGCACCTATGACCGCCCGCCCGCCCGCGCGGTCGCACTCAACCAGCACGCGATCGAGACGCTGCTGGCGCTGGGACTCGAAAGATCCATGGTCGGCACGTCCTACCTCGACGACCAGATCCTGCCCGAGTACCGGGCCGCCTACGACGCCGTTCCCGTGCTGGCCAAGGAATACCCGTCCTACGAATCGTTACTGGCCGTCGAACCTGATTTCGTGTACGGCGGCTGGGACAGCGCGTTCGACGAGAAAGAGGGCCGCAGCAGGCAACGCCTGGCCGATGCCGGAGTGCACACCTACCTCAACATCGAGGATTGCCGGCCCGAGCCGGTCACGATGTCCACCGTGGATGACGAAATCCGCAACATCGGAACGATATTCGGGGTCGCGGACCGGGCCGGACAGCAGATCGAGAAGCTGCACCGTGAACTCGCGGATTCGGCGGACAGGCTGCGCGGGGTCCAGCCGTTACGGGTCGCGGTCTACGACAGCGGCGAGGCGACCGTGTTCACTTCGGGCGGCAAGGGCATAGGCAACCTGATGATCGAGGCCGCCGGCGGGGTCAACGTGTTCGCCGATGTCCCCAAGGTGTGGGGCGACGTGTCCTTCGAGCAGTTCGCCGAGCGGGAGCCCGAGGTCATCGTGATCTATGACTACGGAGACCAGCCGGTCGCCGAGAAAAAGCGGTTCCTGACCGAACATCCTCTGCTGCAGCATGTTCCGGCAGTCGCTCAGCAGCGGTTCGCGGTGCTCCCGTTGTCCTCGGTGGTGGTCGGCGTGCGGGTGGGCCGGGCGGTGGACGCGCTGGCCCGGCAGCTGCACCCGGACCGGTTCGTGTGA
- a CDS encoding GTP-binding protein translates to MSDLLPVTVLSGFLGAGKTTLLNHILANRDGRRVAVIVNDMSEINIDAALIAGQGHLDRTEEKLVELTNGCICCTLREDLVEAVGALARQNRFDQLVIESTGISEPMPVAATFSWEFEDGFSLGDLARLDTLVTVVDASTFLTELARGEALAERDLAAGEGDARSIADLLTDQVEFADVILLNKTDLVSPATLDTVQTLLRRLNPTAKLIRTDHGVVDIGEVLGTGLFDPEAAAQTPGWDEEIADGHTPETEEYGISSMTFRSDRPFHPQRLGDALGQVTRVLRSKGFCWIASRPTIAAIWSQAGPNLVIEPAQYWSGTEIAPGQEIVFIGIKLDREAIDALLRSALLTDTELAEGEPAWMGYPDPLPAWNVTHSH, encoded by the coding sequence ATGTCCGACCTGCTGCCCGTAACCGTCCTGTCCGGCTTCCTCGGCGCCGGCAAGACCACTCTCTTGAACCACATCCTGGCCAACCGGGACGGCAGACGAGTGGCGGTGATCGTCAACGACATGAGCGAGATCAACATCGACGCGGCGCTCATCGCGGGGCAAGGGCACCTCGATCGCACCGAGGAGAAGCTCGTCGAGCTGACCAACGGCTGCATCTGCTGCACCCTGCGCGAGGACCTGGTGGAGGCGGTCGGCGCGCTGGCTCGGCAGAACCGGTTCGACCAGTTGGTGATCGAGTCGACAGGCATCTCCGAGCCCATGCCGGTCGCCGCGACATTCAGCTGGGAATTCGAGGACGGCTTCAGCCTGGGCGACCTGGCCCGGTTGGACACGCTGGTCACCGTCGTCGACGCGTCGACGTTTCTGACCGAGTTGGCCCGGGGCGAAGCGCTGGCCGAGCGGGATCTGGCCGCCGGCGAGGGGGATGCCCGCAGCATCGCCGACCTGCTCACCGATCAGGTGGAGTTCGCCGACGTCATCCTGCTCAACAAGACCGACCTGGTGAGCCCGGCGACCCTCGACACCGTCCAAACACTGCTACGCAGACTGAATCCGACCGCCAAGCTGATCCGGACCGACCACGGCGTCGTCGACATCGGCGAGGTGCTGGGCACCGGACTGTTCGACCCGGAAGCCGCCGCCCAGACCCCGGGCTGGGACGAGGAGATCGCCGACGGACACACACCCGAGACCGAGGAGTACGGCATCAGCTCGATGACCTTCCGCTCCGACCGGCCGTTTCACCCCCAGCGCCTCGGCGACGCGCTCGGTCAGGTGACAAGGGTGTTGCGCAGCAAGGGATTCTGCTGGATCGCCAGCCGCCCGACGATCGCCGCCATCTGGTCCCAGGCCGGCCCGAACCTGGTGATCGAGCCGGCTCAGTACTGGTCGGGCACAGAGATCGCACCGGGTCAGGAGATCGTGTTCATCGGGATCAAGCTCGATCGGGAGGCAATCGACGCACTTCTGCGCTCAGCCCTGCTGACGGATACCGAACTGGCCGAGGGCGAGCCGGCGTGGATGGGCTATCCCGATCCGCTACCGGCGTGGAACGTCACGCACTCGCATTGA
- the rpmB gene encoding 50S ribosomal protein L28 yields MSAHCQVTGRSPGFGNTVSHSHKRSRRRWNPNIQTKTYYLPGEGRRIRLRVSAKGIKVIDRDGIEAVVARLRSAGEKI; encoded by the coding sequence ATGTCTGCCCACTGCCAAGTCACCGGGCGCTCGCCCGGGTTCGGCAACACGGTGTCGCACTCGCACAAGCGCAGTCGCCGCCGTTGGAACCCCAACATCCAGACGAAGACCTACTACCTGCCCGGAGAGGGACGCCGGATCCGGCTTCGGGTCAGCGCCAAGGGAATCAAGGTGATCGACCGCGACGGCATCGAGGCCGTGGTGGCGCGGCTGCGTAGCGCAGGGGAGAAGATCTGA
- the rpsN gene encoding 30S ribosomal protein S14 produces MAKRSKIVKNEQRRKLVERYAERRAELKEAIRNPASTREQRAAAVSALQRLPRDSSPVRLRNRDSVDGRPRGHLRKFGLSRVRVREMAHRGELPGVRKSSW; encoded by the coding sequence ATGGCCAAGCGATCCAAGATCGTCAAGAACGAGCAGCGCCGCAAACTCGTCGAGCGCTACGCCGAACGACGGGCCGAACTCAAGGAGGCAATCCGCAATCCGGCCAGCACGCGGGAGCAGCGCGCCGCGGCGGTCTCGGCACTGCAACGGCTGCCGCGTGATTCGAGTCCGGTGCGGCTGCGCAACCGAGACTCGGTCGACGGCCGCCCGCGCGGGCACCTGCGCAAGTTCGGGCTGTCGCGGGTGCGGGTGCGCGAGATGGCGCACCGCGGTGAGCTGCCGGGTGTGCGGAAGTCGAGTTGGTGA
- the rpmG gene encoding 50S ribosomal protein L33 produces the protein MASTDIRPIVKLRSTAGTGYTYVTRKNRRNDPDRIVLRKYDPIVRRHVDFREER, from the coding sequence ATGGCCAGCACTGATATCCGGCCGATCGTGAAACTGCGATCGACCGCGGGGACGGGGTACACCTACGTCACCCGCAAGAACCGCCGCAACGACCCGGACCGGATCGTGCTGCGCAAGTACGACCCGATCGTCCGCCGCCACGTCGACTTCCGCGAGGAGCGCTGA
- the bluB gene encoding 5,6-dimethylbenzimidazole synthase, protein MSEHAFNPDERRAVYRAIAERRDMRRFVPGSTVPPEVLGRLLQAAHAAPSVGLMQPWRFIRITDDALRGKIHALVDQERIHTADALGVRGDEFLALKVEGILNCAELFVVALGENRDRHIFGRRTLPQMDLASVSCAIQNMWLAARAEGLGMGWVSIFQPAPLAELMGMPDDAEPVAILCLGPVPEFPDRPVLEIEHWTVGRPLPEFVAENEWPAEASP, encoded by the coding sequence GTGTCTGAGCACGCCTTCAACCCCGACGAGCGCCGCGCCGTCTACCGGGCCATCGCCGAACGTCGCGACATGCGCCGATTCGTCCCCGGCAGCACAGTGCCGCCAGAGGTCCTCGGCCGGCTGCTGCAGGCCGCCCACGCGGCGCCGAGCGTCGGCCTGATGCAGCCGTGGCGGTTCATCCGGATCACCGACGACGCGCTGCGCGGCAAGATCCACGCCCTGGTCGACCAGGAGCGCATCCACACCGCCGACGCGCTCGGGGTTCGCGGCGACGAGTTCCTGGCCCTGAAGGTGGAAGGCATCCTCAACTGCGCCGAACTGTTCGTCGTCGCCCTGGGCGAGAACCGCGACCGGCACATCTTCGGCCGCCGCACCCTCCCGCAGATGGACCTGGCCTCGGTGTCCTGCGCCATCCAGAACATGTGGCTGGCCGCGCGCGCCGAAGGGCTCGGCATGGGTTGGGTGTCGATCTTCCAGCCGGCGCCGCTCGCCGAGCTGATGGGCATGCCCGACGATGCCGAGCCCGTGGCGATCCTGTGCCTGGGTCCGGTTCCCGAGTTCCCGGACCGGCCGGTGCTGGAGATCGAGCACTGGACCGTCGGTCGCCCGCTGCCCGAATTCGTGGCGGAGAACGAGTGGCCGGCGGAGGCATCGCCTTAG
- a CDS encoding permease — protein sequence MQVLVVGVIALALAGTTLQAFVENTPDVATAATVFCGVFVQALPFLALGVVISGLIAVFVTPDRLARWLPRRRGVAILAAGVGGAALPGCECGSVPVARRLFGDDAEDGTVGAAALTFMLAAPAINPVVLVATAVAFPGHPQMVAARCAASLFTALIMGALWARFGSPEWITRRLPKPHHDEGSRWSVFTEAARHDFLSAASYLVVGAAAAAALHVLVPPWVYEHLAGQLVLGVLVMAMLAVVLALCSEADAFVAASLTMLPLLPRLVFLVVGPAVDIKLFAMQAGMFGRAFAVRFAPATFVVATLVATAVGLLILGPQ from the coding sequence ATGCAAGTGCTGGTGGTCGGTGTCATTGCGTTGGCCTTGGCCGGCACCACGCTGCAGGCCTTCGTCGAGAACACCCCCGACGTGGCGACAGCGGCCACCGTGTTCTGCGGTGTGTTCGTCCAGGCCCTGCCCTTTCTGGCACTCGGCGTGGTGATCAGCGGGCTGATCGCGGTCTTCGTCACGCCCGACCGGCTCGCCCGCTGGCTGCCGAGACGCCGGGGCGTGGCGATCCTGGCCGCCGGTGTGGGCGGTGCGGCGCTACCCGGCTGTGAATGCGGTTCGGTGCCGGTGGCACGCAGGCTGTTCGGCGACGATGCCGAGGACGGCACCGTGGGGGCAGCCGCATTGACCTTCATGCTCGCGGCACCGGCCATCAATCCCGTCGTGCTGGTGGCGACCGCCGTCGCGTTCCCCGGCCATCCGCAGATGGTCGCCGCCCGCTGCGCCGCGTCACTGTTCACCGCGCTGATCATGGGAGCGCTCTGGGCCCGGTTCGGCAGCCCCGAGTGGATCACCCGCCGCCTGCCCAAGCCGCATCACGACGAAGGTTCGCGGTGGTCAGTGTTCACCGAAGCCGCCCGCCACGACTTCCTCTCGGCGGCCTCATATCTGGTCGTCGGCGCCGCCGCCGCGGCCGCCCTGCACGTACTGGTTCCACCCTGGGTGTACGAACATCTGGCGGGGCAGCTCGTACTCGGAGTGCTCGTCATGGCGATGCTCGCTGTGGTGCTGGCGTTGTGTTCGGAAGCGGATGCGTTCGTCGCGGCCAGCCTGACCATGCTGCCGCTGCTGCCCCGGTTGGTGTTCCTGGTGGTCGGACCAGCCGTCGACATCAAGCTGTTCGCGATGCAGGCCGGAATGTTCGGCCGCGCGTTCGCCGTCCGGTTCGCCCCCGCCACGTTCGTGGTCGCGACACTGGTGGCGACCGCCGTCGGCCTGCTGATCCTGGGGCCGCAGTGA
- a CDS encoding (2Fe-2S)-binding protein, protein MNIDPQLREIALYGGFFAIAFGGDPTDWVPVQRCYEQGCADLVDATAARNRTTDLRIGASLVQFSHASRLWSPLLACALRYGVLPDLADLQRHATSTELRLPVPVGTPVDGPLPQRLYRSVITEHLEPLAAGLRVKMAPRLLYGNAAAALVAAAHELARVRPELADDARDLTESLLATGDLVGTGYLRGLTFRRRSCCLYYRVPGGSKCGDCGLTRQ, encoded by the coding sequence ATGAACATCGACCCGCAACTGCGCGAGATCGCCTTGTACGGAGGCTTCTTCGCGATCGCCTTCGGTGGCGATCCGACTGACTGGGTTCCGGTGCAACGCTGTTACGAGCAGGGCTGCGCCGACCTCGTCGACGCGACCGCCGCGCGAAACCGCACCACGGATCTGCGCATCGGCGCGTCTCTGGTCCAGTTCAGTCATGCCTCGCGGTTGTGGTCACCGCTGCTGGCATGTGCCCTGCGATACGGCGTGCTGCCCGACCTCGCGGATCTGCAACGCCATGCCACCAGTACCGAACTCCGGTTACCGGTCCCGGTGGGCACACCCGTCGACGGCCCACTGCCACAGCGGTTGTACCGGAGCGTGATCACCGAGCACCTCGAGCCGCTGGCCGCCGGCTTGCGGGTCAAGATGGCACCACGGTTGCTGTACGGCAACGCCGCTGCCGCTCTGGTGGCGGCGGCCCATGAGCTCGCCAGGGTGCGACCGGAGTTGGCCGACGACGCCCGCGATCTCACCGAATCGCTGTTGGCGACCGGGGACCTGGTCGGCACCGGCTACCTGCGCGGCCTCACGTTCCGCCGGCGCAGCTGTTGCCTGTACTACCGGGTCCCCGGCGGATCGAAATGCGGTGATTGCGGGCTCACGCGTCAGTAG
- a CDS encoding FecCD family ABC transporter permease, with amino-acid sequence MPYRFTLAALAGLLLAAMTAGVAIGSVSIPPGQVWAIVIHAVHPGLVEQSWPAVRESIVLDARLPRVVLGAVVGAGLAACGMALQAVVRNPLADPMLLGVSSGASVGAVVILVFGAGALQVVTVPLAAFLGAFLALVAVYFLARSGGRMTTARLILAGVAVAEVLSAVASLLIVTSDDPHKTQAAVRWMLGGLGGATWRMVWVPAVAVLVGVVVLLAFTRSLNLLYTGEEAAASLGLDVHRFRAGMFVVVALMVGAMVAVSGTIGFVGLIMPHVVRLLVGADHRRALPAAALLGAAFLVVCDIVARTVAAPEELPVGILTALAGGPFFLWLMRRKAVT; translated from the coding sequence ATGCCCTACCGGTTCACCCTCGCCGCGCTGGCCGGGCTGTTGCTCGCGGCGATGACCGCCGGGGTGGCAATCGGTTCGGTGTCGATCCCGCCGGGCCAGGTGTGGGCCATCGTGATACACGCTGTCCACCCGGGCCTGGTCGAGCAGAGTTGGCCTGCGGTAAGGGAATCCATCGTGCTCGACGCCCGGCTGCCCCGCGTCGTGCTGGGCGCCGTGGTGGGCGCCGGCCTGGCGGCATGCGGGATGGCGCTGCAGGCAGTGGTGCGCAACCCGCTCGCCGATCCGATGCTGCTGGGTGTCTCCTCCGGGGCATCGGTCGGGGCCGTGGTGATCCTGGTGTTCGGCGCCGGTGCGCTTCAGGTGGTCACCGTGCCGCTGGCGGCCTTCCTCGGAGCCTTCCTCGCCCTCGTCGCGGTGTACTTCCTGGCCCGCTCGGGTGGGCGGATGACGACGGCGCGGTTGATCCTGGCCGGCGTCGCGGTGGCCGAAGTGCTGTCCGCGGTGGCCAGTCTGCTCATCGTCACCTCCGACGATCCGCACAAGACGCAGGCCGCCGTGCGGTGGATGCTCGGCGGCCTGGGCGGTGCCACCTGGCGCATGGTCTGGGTGCCCGCGGTGGCGGTCCTCGTCGGTGTGGTGGTGCTGCTGGCTTTCACCCGGTCGCTGAACCTGCTCTACACCGGGGAGGAGGCTGCCGCTTCACTCGGGCTGGATGTGCACCGGTTCCGGGCCGGGATGTTCGTCGTCGTGGCGCTGATGGTCGGGGCCATGGTCGCGGTCAGCGGCACCATCGGGTTCGTCGGACTGATCATGCCGCACGTGGTGCGCCTGCTGGTCGGTGCCGATCATCGCCGGGCGCTGCCCGCCGCGGCCTTGCTGGGCGCGGCGTTCCTGGTGGTGTGCGACATCGTGGCCCGGACCGTGGCCGCGCCGGAGGAGCTGCCGGTGGGGATCCTGACCGCGCTCGCCGGCGGGCCGTTCTTCCTGTGGTTGATGCGGCGAAAGGCCGTGACGTGA
- a CDS encoding LamB/YcsF family protein, whose protein sequence is MAASVDLNADLGESFGAWKLGDDEAMLRLVTSANVACGFHAGDPALLLRTCREAAAGGVRVGAQVSYRDLAGFGRRFIDVTPEDLTADVIYQIGALQGIAQAAGTAVSYVKPHGALYNTIVGHPEQAAAVAAAVAAVDAGLPVLGLSGSVFFEEAARRGLRTVAEAFADRAYQANGTLVSRREPGAVLHDASEIAERVAGMVMAGQVTAVDGSVIPVTVESVCVHGDSPGAVEIATAVRDRLVAEGIAPSPFC, encoded by the coding sequence GTGGCCGCCTCCGTGGATCTCAATGCCGACCTCGGTGAGAGCTTCGGCGCGTGGAAGCTCGGTGACGACGAGGCCATGCTCAGGCTGGTCACCAGCGCCAATGTGGCCTGCGGCTTCCACGCCGGGGACCCGGCACTGCTGCTGCGCACCTGCCGCGAGGCCGCGGCAGGGGGCGTACGCGTCGGCGCCCAGGTGAGCTACCGGGATCTGGCCGGTTTCGGCAGACGCTTCATCGACGTCACCCCCGAGGATCTGACCGCCGACGTGATCTACCAGATCGGCGCCCTGCAGGGGATCGCCCAAGCCGCGGGCACCGCGGTGAGCTACGTGAAACCCCATGGCGCGCTGTACAACACAATCGTCGGCCATCCCGAGCAGGCCGCCGCCGTCGCAGCCGCGGTAGCGGCCGTGGACGCCGGGCTGCCCGTGCTCGGCCTGTCCGGTTCCGTGTTCTTCGAAGAGGCGGCGCGGCGCGGGCTGCGCACCGTGGCCGAGGCCTTCGCGGACCGCGCCTACCAGGCCAACGGCACGCTGGTGTCCCGCCGCGAACCCGGCGCCGTGCTGCACGACGCTTCCGAGATCGCCGAGCGGGTGGCAGGCATGGTGATGGCGGGACAGGTCACCGCGGTGGACGGATCCGTCATTCCGGTGACAGTGGAATCGGTTTGCGTACACGGAGATTCGCCGGGCGCGGTGGAGATCGCGACGGCGGTGCGCGACCGCCTGGTCGCCGAGGGGATCGCGCCGAGCCCCTTCTGCTGA
- the rpsR gene encoding 30S ribosomal protein S18 yields MAANSRKNTKKRPPVTDLKKPRRNQLTALGVTQVDYKEVHLLRTFISERGKIRSRRITGLTPQQQRQVATAIKNAREMALLPVVGPA; encoded by the coding sequence ATGGCGGCGAATTCCCGGAAGAACACCAAGAAGCGCCCACCGGTCACCGACCTCAAGAAGCCGAGGCGTAATCAGTTGACCGCCCTCGGGGTGACGCAGGTCGACTACAAGGAGGTCCACCTGCTGCGCACCTTCATCAGTGAGCGGGGCAAGATCCGGTCCCGGCGTATCACCGGGCTCACTCCTCAGCAGCAGCGGCAGGTCGCCACGGCGATCAAGAACGCCAGGGAGATGGCGCTGCTGCCGGTGGTCGGCCCCGCTTGA